In a genomic window of Panthera tigris isolate Pti1 chromosome D4, P.tigris_Pti1_mat1.1, whole genome shotgun sequence:
- the LOC102955726 gene encoding LOW QUALITY PROTEIN: non-histone chromosomal protein HMG-14-like (The sequence of the model RefSeq protein was modified relative to this genomic sequence to represent the inferred CDS: inserted 1 base in 1 codon; substituted 1 base at 1 genomic stop codon): MPKRKVSSAEGAAKKDPKRRSARLSAKPAPAKVEAKPKTAAGKEKSXDKKMXKGKRGAKGKQAEVANQETKENLPAENGETKNEESAASDEAGEKEAKSDYYHIPCLTSGPCLPSCTIQRNIFINYFVNASFLVALETFLRRRESHLIPFFKCKCFFLRGEIICWLFIFWYNQKMGY, encoded by the exons ATGCCCAAGAGGAAGGTCAGCTCTGCCGAGGGAGCAGCGAAGAAGGACCCCAAGAGGAGGTCCGCGAGGTTGTCAGCTAAACCTGCTCCTGCAAAAGTGGAAGCGAAACCAAAAACGGCGGCGGGAAAGGAGAAATCTTAAGACAAAAAAA CAAAGGGGAAAAGGGGAGCAAAGGGAAAACAGGCTGAAGTGGCtaaccaagaaacaaaagaaaacttaccTGCAGAAAACGGAGAAACTAAAAACGAGGAGAGTGCAGCCTCTGatgaagcaggagagaaagaagccaagtCTGATTACTATCATATCCCATGTCTTACCAGTGGTCCCTGTCTCCCTTCTTGTACAATCCAGAGGAATATTTTTATCAACTATTTTGTAAATGCAAGTTTTTTAGTAgctctagaaacatttttaagaaggagGGAATCCCACCTCatcccattttttaagtgtaaatgcttttttttaagagGTGAAATCATTTgctggttgtttattttttggtataaCCAGAAAATGGGATATTGA